The proteins below are encoded in one region of Alistipes communis:
- a CDS encoding AraC family transcriptional regulator has protein sequence MGSFPQSIVHYLPVTDHDERWGIVCTTAGYQNVPPGSPYPLTQHPDSYSFTRSRGRVLGEYQLLYIVSGQGEFRSASSPAAPVKAGTVVMLFPDEWHTYAPDPETGWEEWWVGFRGENIDRRVAEGFFSPKTPLLHIGHSAGIVSCYQEIIRSAEEERKGFQQLVTGIVLHLLGSVLFKRDNLQYLDNPIVEKINRAREMMRRHIGDNLPPEEIARRLNIGYTWFRRTFRAYVGIAPAQYQLQLRHNKARELLTTTDRTVSEIAAELGFENVSQFSAFFRQREKITATQYRSKYGF, from the coding sequence ATGGGCTCTTTCCCGCAAAGCATCGTCCACTACCTGCCCGTCACCGACCACGACGAGCGGTGGGGCATCGTCTGCACCACGGCGGGGTACCAGAACGTTCCGCCCGGCAGCCCCTATCCCCTGACGCAGCATCCCGACAGCTACTCGTTCACCCGCTCGCGGGGGCGCGTGCTCGGCGAATACCAACTGCTCTACATCGTCTCGGGACAGGGCGAATTCCGCTCGGCCTCCTCGCCCGCCGCGCCCGTGAAAGCCGGCACGGTGGTGATGCTCTTCCCCGACGAATGGCACACCTACGCACCCGACCCCGAAACGGGCTGGGAGGAGTGGTGGGTGGGATTCCGCGGCGAAAACATCGACCGCCGCGTGGCGGAAGGCTTCTTTTCGCCGAAGACGCCGCTGCTGCATATCGGCCACAGCGCCGGCATCGTGAGCTGTTATCAGGAGATCATCCGCTCGGCCGAGGAGGAGCGCAAAGGCTTCCAGCAGCTCGTCACGGGCATCGTGCTTCACCTGCTGGGTTCGGTGCTCTTCAAACGCGACAACCTGCAATACCTCGACAACCCGATCGTCGAGAAGATCAACCGCGCCCGCGAAATGATGCGCCGCCACATCGGCGACAACCTCCCGCCCGAAGAGATCGCGCGGCGGCTCAACATCGGCTACACGTGGTTCCGCCGTACGTTCCGCGCCTACGTGGGCATCGCCCCGGCGCAATACCAGTTGCAACTGCGCCACAACAAGGCCCGGGAGCTGCTCACCACGACCGACCGCACCGTTTCGGAGATCGCCGCCGAGCTGGGATTCGAGAACGTCAGCCAGTTTTCGGCCTTCTTCCGGCAGCGCGAAAAGATCACCGCCACGCAGTACCGCAGCAAATACGGATTCTGA
- a CDS encoding L-serine ammonia-lyase: MKSIKELYRIGTGPSSSHTMAPRRAAEQFLARHPEAAAFRVTLYGSLAATGRGHMTDRAIIDTLLPTAPVDIVWQAREFLPFHPNGMRFQALDTAGTPTDTWTVYSIGGGELAEEGVPPRQAEEIYEMNTLDEILAWCRRTGRTYWEYVEECESDDIWDYLAEIWQAMRESVERGLDHEGVLPGPLHLTRRAATYHVRASGYKQSLQSRGLVFAYALAVAEENASGGRIVTAPTCGSSGVVPAVLYHLQKSRGFSDARIYRALATAGLFGNVVKHNASISGAEVGCQGEVGVACAMAAAAANQLFGGSPSQIEYAAEMGLEHHLGMTCDPVCGLVQIPCIERNAYAAARALDANLYSAFTDGGHRVSFDRVVEVMKQTGHDLPSIYKETGEGGLAREYDPDK, from the coding sequence ATGAAAAGCATCAAAGAACTCTATCGTATCGGCACCGGCCCTTCGAGCAGCCACACCATGGCGCCCCGCCGCGCCGCCGAACAGTTCCTCGCACGCCATCCCGAAGCGGCGGCGTTCCGCGTGACGCTCTACGGAAGCCTCGCCGCGACGGGCCGCGGCCACATGACCGACCGTGCCATTATCGACACGCTGCTGCCGACCGCCCCCGTCGACATCGTGTGGCAGGCACGCGAGTTCCTTCCCTTCCATCCCAACGGAATGCGTTTCCAGGCGCTCGACACCGCCGGCACCCCCACCGACACATGGACGGTTTACAGCATCGGCGGCGGCGAGCTGGCCGAAGAGGGCGTACCGCCGCGGCAGGCGGAGGAGATTTACGAAATGAACACGCTCGACGAAATCCTCGCCTGGTGCCGCCGCACGGGCCGCACCTATTGGGAATATGTCGAGGAGTGCGAGTCGGACGACATCTGGGACTACCTGGCCGAAATCTGGCAGGCGATGCGCGAAAGCGTCGAGCGGGGGCTTGACCACGAAGGCGTCCTGCCCGGTCCGCTGCACCTCACGCGCCGCGCCGCGACCTACCACGTGCGCGCTTCGGGCTACAAGCAGAGCCTTCAATCGCGCGGTCTGGTCTTCGCCTACGCATTGGCCGTAGCCGAAGAGAACGCTTCGGGCGGACGGATCGTAACGGCCCCGACCTGCGGGTCGAGCGGTGTGGTGCCGGCCGTGTTGTACCATCTTCAAAAGAGCCGCGGTTTCTCCGACGCACGCATCTACCGCGCGTTGGCCACGGCCGGCCTGTTCGGCAACGTCGTCAAACACAACGCCTCGATCTCGGGCGCCGAGGTGGGTTGCCAGGGCGAGGTGGGCGTCGCCTGCGCCATGGCGGCCGCCGCAGCCAACCAGCTTTTCGGAGGCAGCCCCTCGCAGATCGAGTATGCCGCCGAAATGGGGCTCGAACACCATCTGGGCATGACCTGCGATCCCGTATGCGGACTGGTGCAGATCCCCTGCATCGAACGCAACGCCTACGCTGCGGCCCGCGCGCTCGACGCCAACCTCTATTCGGCCTTCACCGACGGCGGACACCGCGTCTCGTTCGACCGCGTGGTCGAGGTGATGAAACAGACGGGGCACGACCTTCCCTCGATCTACAAGGAGACGGGCGAGGGCGGACTGGCACGGGAGTACGATCCCGACAAGTAA
- a CDS encoding dihydroorotate dehydrogenase-like protein, translating into MKATYLGLELDSPIVVSSSPYTATLANIEKCAAAGAGAVVLKSIFEEQILHHAASLEQYSDSPYGDAGDYLQRYLGEDYKAGFLQLIADARRATRIPVIASINCVAAGEEWIEYAAAMARAGASALELNIFIQPVDAARSSQELERLYVTIAQRVCAEVKIPVSVKLAMRFTNVVAMAAALESVGVKGAVLFNRFFEPDVDVERMTFVEGSPYSEASELRNVLRTTAICVGALPRMDFAVSTGVHDGEAAVKALLCGAAAVEVCTAIHREGFDVIARMNEWIDAWAARHGITALDEFKGRLGFGKSDSEFFQRVQYMKYFPGKD; encoded by the coding sequence ATGAAAGCTACCTATCTCGGACTGGAACTCGACAGCCCGATCGTCGTGAGCAGTTCGCCCTATACGGCGACGCTCGCCAATATCGAGAAGTGCGCCGCCGCCGGAGCGGGCGCGGTGGTTCTGAAATCGATCTTCGAGGAGCAGATCCTGCACCACGCCGCTTCGCTCGAACAATATTCCGATTCGCCCTACGGCGATGCGGGCGACTATCTGCAACGTTATCTGGGCGAGGATTACAAAGCGGGATTTCTGCAACTGATCGCCGATGCGCGGCGTGCGACGCGGATTCCCGTCATCGCCAGCATCAACTGCGTGGCCGCGGGCGAAGAGTGGATCGAATACGCCGCCGCGATGGCTCGGGCCGGAGCCTCGGCGCTCGAACTGAACATCTTCATCCAGCCCGTCGACGCCGCACGTTCGTCGCAGGAGCTCGAACGGCTCTATGTGACGATCGCCCAGCGTGTCTGCGCCGAGGTGAAGATTCCCGTTTCGGTCAAACTCGCGATGCGTTTCACGAACGTCGTGGCGATGGCTGCCGCGTTGGAGAGCGTCGGGGTGAAGGGTGCGGTGCTGTTCAACCGTTTCTTCGAACCGGACGTGGATGTCGAGCGGATGACCTTCGTCGAAGGGTCGCCTTACAGCGAAGCGTCGGAGTTGCGCAACGTATTGCGCACGACGGCGATCTGCGTCGGTGCGCTGCCGCGTATGGATTTCGCCGTTTCGACGGGCGTGCACGACGGCGAGGCGGCGGTCAAGGCGCTTCTTTGCGGTGCTGCGGCCGTCGAGGTCTGCACGGCGATCCACCGCGAAGGTTTCGATGTGATCGCGCGCATGAATGAGTGGATCGACGCCTGGGCGGCGCGTCACGGCATCACGGCGCTCGACGAATTCAAGGGCCGGCTCGGTTTCGGCAAGAGCGACTCGGAGTTTTTCCAGCGCGTGCAGTACATGAAGTATTTCCCCGGAAAGGATTGA